AGGAAAGATAAAAGAATGAACAGAAATTTCAATTTGACCTTTTCAAATGTAAAACTATATTCCAGGTTGaactttcttaaaaaattaaaataattattgcaaaaaaaatatttattattattatactcGATTAAGATTTTTtctgtattattttttttaacaatgtaAATGATATTACATTTAACAAAATCATATGTTAATTGCAAGAGAATTTGAGGTATCTATCAGTCCAAGAAGCATCCCAACATAAATAAACCATCTAGTACTCAATTCACAAAACAACATAACCTACCAAAATAACCCACATTTCAAAATGAAAATAACCAGCCCAAAAAATACAGAGCAAAATCCATGTATGATCCACCCACCCACATAAATCGACACTTACATGCCAAACATGCCAAAGCCTCCGCCATCGCCACTGTATTAGCGTTGCTGACTGCAAAAAATCTAGCCAACCGCGGGCCAAGCAACAACAAGCAGAGAACTTCGTTCTCAAGACACAATAAATAAACATGCAGCATAAGAAAATCGGAGAAATGTCAAAGAAGACACCTTGAAGCAACCCGAAACAACACTACAACACATAAAAACACCAGAGAGTTCAGCGGAGCCACCTACCTCCACTAAATTCAAATCGAACATACCCCTCTGAAAGGAGAATAAGGATATGCaaaaaaacatgacaaaaaaaataaataaaaaaaagtattttcaaTCCATCATGGTGAGGAATAACCACAGCAAAAAAAACGCTTCTTGATCAGAGGCACCAAAAAGGAGaaggataaaattaaattaaaataaagaaaataatggaaaaataaacaagtaagAGAAACAATAAAGATAAAGCCTTCCTTGCCAACAGCGCTGCTCCTGACTCCACCATTccctttttccttttctctttctatctcttctttctctattttttcaataatacataaataattttaaagtaaattacTAATCTTTTTTGGTGAAAAACCGTTCTTTATATGTTATCAAGAGATATTAAAGGCCAAGAAATTTGTTCATCCATAAATTGGACAGGATCCAGCTTTGCAGGAGCAACAGAAGGCTCCTGCAAATGGTCAAGAAGTCCCCTTTATCATCTTGGAGATAGGCTTTCAAAATGAAACAATAAGGCCACCAACGGTCCTCCTCATCTGATCCCTAGGATCCGTACACTTCTTGCACATAGCATTCTCTATAAACGCCAATGGATCCCATTGAGAATCATCTAATATGTCCATGTGACCATAATCTGTGGTCACAAAATGGCTAGTAGGTGCTTTGCCCTCGTTGTAAAACTCCACGAGTTTAGAGCACAAGCAGGACACACCTTGCATATCGATTTATTACCAATCCAGTTCCAATAACGGTGGTCGGAATCGATATGTTAAAAGAATGAGGAACATACGTGAGAATTTTAGGATCAATAAGGCATCCTAATTTACTACCTTCAACTGGGTCTAAACCTACTAGTGCTGAGATGTTCACTTTTAGAGGTGTCTTAGTGTATTCAAGTGCGAGTGCGAGTGCAAATGCCATCTTCCCACCTCTACTGTGGCCTTCAAGAGCAAACTTGTCTTGGTTCCAAGCAATATTTGCGGGCAGCACATGTTGTAATGCTGAAATTAACCAATTCCCCACTTTGCTGCGAACTTAATCTCTATCGGCAATCTGGGTATCAACCATTTCATACAAGAATATAGCTAtagaaaatctattaataataaGATTTGTACACATACATATTGGATAGTTAGAAAAGgttagagaaaaaagaaaagtatcTGAGGAGCAACAACTATAAGTCCATGAGAAGCGATATGTTGAAGGAGGTCACTGTGGAAATAGTTTTCTAGGCAGGTTATATGAAGAAACGGttgtaaaatgaatttaaattttaaaaaattttgtatccattaaaaattttatttgtgaatttttttattattgtagatttaatatttaaatttaatattaaatttgaccgttatgtttttattatattatctcaaaattttttcAGGACCAATaagcatatttttttaaatttggcaacttttatatatgttataataattatagttataagaaaaattactatttagtatttatattatagtaaaacttattaattactcttttaattttaaaaattatattaaaatatttttaagattttaaataatatattaattagttattttattaattttaactattaattattttactatttaatttttatagctaaaaaaaattcactatttATCatcgattttataaaaatttactagttagtcatttattttatatttttttaatatttaatagttaaaattaataaaaaaaattaattagtatattttttaaaattttaaaaatattttaatatattttttaaaattaaaatattaattaatgaattttcaggaacaaatagtaatttttctaaattataattatatgatGGAAATGGAACTTGGATGCTCAACAATAGACATAAACTAGACAATATGAGGCCAAAAGACCTCCACAAGGTTCTTGGACCGCCGGTGGATCTAGATGTGCTTTAGTAGAGATCTCTGGAAGGCCATTTGCCATCCAGCCGTAGCCTATTAATAACACATCAGCCATGGGAAATgcaagtaattaaaacaaaCAAGGGATACAAGAATGAACACAAATTTCATGTTTGAGTTGAGGAGAAGCATGCATTAATATATACAGGCGATGAACTTGGGCCTGGTTTTTTATTCTTCAGTAAATTGGACCGGAGCGAGCTTCACAGGAGCAACAGAAGGTGCTTGCACGATGCTCATGTAGTCTCTGCTTTCACCTTCAAAATAAGCCTTCAAAAACGCCACAACGATGCCCCCTACAGTTCTTCTCATGGGTTCCTTTGGTTTCATACTACTCTTGCACAAAGAACTTGTCAATCTCCCTACTACGTCTATATTGTCATTTAACATGTCCATATGTCCGTAGTCTGCAGTAACAAAATGGCCAGCAGGAGCTTTGCACTCATTGAAAAACTCCTGATGATTCATTTTATCCGGTGCACAAGCAGGACACACTAGCCAGCACACTGGCTGATTACCCAACCCAGTACCAATAACTGTTACGGGGATCGATATGTTAAGAGATCGAGGGACATATGTGAGAATCCTTGGCTGAGTAGGGCTGTTTTCTCTCGCCCCTTCGACAGGGTCTATGCCTGCTAGTGCTGAAATTTTCACTTCAAGGGGTGTGTTGGCATATCCAAGTGCAAGTGCAAACGCTGTCTTTCCACCTCTACTGTGGCCGCTAACGGACAGCTTGTTTAGGTCCCCATTAACATTTTCAGGAAGCACAATCTGGAGACCTGAGGGTGACCAGTTTGAAACTTGTGCTGCAAGCTCCAGTTCTGCAGGTCCACTTATTGGAAGCACAGGTATCACTCCGTTTATCAAGCAAGAGTACAACTGTGAATAAACATCATATGGAATAAAAAACGTAAGTATCCTTCAAAGAAATATATACATTATAGCAGAGTATTGAATGAAAAagtatgcatatatatatacctGAGGAGCAACAACTATATATCCATGCGAGGATACATGTTGGAGGAGGTCAGTGTAGAAAGAATTACTGAGGCAGGTGCCATGGAGAAACAAGACGACAGGGTACGTTCCCTGTATAATTGGGGTAACAATTAACAAAGGTTTTGGAGGTGAAGTAGGGTCTGATTCCTCCACTTGATA
The Manihot esculenta cultivar AM560-2 chromosome 1, M.esculenta_v8, whole genome shotgun sequence genome window above contains:
- the LOC110626942 gene encoding chlorophyllase-1 — its product is MAKLLAITLLLTLLASLLKAESDSGTVGSFQKGKFSTTYYQVEESDPTSPPKPLLIVTPIIQGTYPVVLFLHGTCLSNSFYTDLLQHVSSHGYIVVAPQLYSCLINGVIPVLPISGPAELELAAQVSNWSPSGLQIVLPENVNGDLNKLSVSGHSRGGKTAFALALGYANTPLEVKISALAGIDPVEGARENSPTQPRILTYVPRSLNISIPVTVIGTGLGNQPVCWLVCPACAPDKMNHQEFFNECKAPAGHFVTADYGHMDMLNDNIDVVGRLTSSLCKSSMKPKEPMRRTVGGIVVAFLKAYFEGESRDYMSIVQAPSVAPVKLAPVQFTEE